In Arthrobacter sp. StoSoilB5, one genomic interval encodes:
- a CDS encoding bifunctional methylenetetrahydrofolate dehydrogenase/methenyltetrahydrofolate cyclohydrolase, with the protein MTQSTAQILDGKATAAAIKAELTERVSVLAAKGIVPGLGTILVGSDPGSTWYVAGKHKDCAEVGIQSIRRDLPEDISQEDLLKVVRELNENPECTGYIVQLPLPKHIDQDVILEAMDPNKDADGLHPMNLGRLVANVSGEMKSPLPCTPKGCVELMRRHGIELKGKRVLVVGRGVTIGRPIGLLLTRKEVNATVILAHTGTVDLPAELKQADVVIAAAGVPHMIKAEDLKPGAIVLDVGVSRVEDGNGKAVVTGDVDPAAADVAAWLSPNPGGVGPMTRAMLLANVVESAERAAGIA; encoded by the coding sequence ATGACACAGTCCACCGCACAGATCCTTGACGGCAAGGCCACCGCCGCAGCCATCAAGGCAGAACTGACCGAACGCGTTTCCGTCCTCGCAGCCAAGGGCATCGTCCCCGGCCTGGGTACCATCCTGGTGGGTTCAGATCCCGGCAGCACCTGGTACGTCGCCGGCAAGCACAAGGACTGCGCAGAGGTGGGCATTCAGTCCATCCGCCGCGACCTGCCCGAGGACATCTCCCAGGAAGACCTCCTGAAGGTTGTCCGCGAGCTCAACGAGAACCCGGAATGCACGGGCTACATCGTTCAGTTGCCGCTGCCCAAGCACATTGACCAGGACGTCATCCTGGAAGCCATGGATCCAAACAAGGACGCCGACGGCCTGCACCCCATGAACCTCGGCCGCCTGGTGGCCAACGTCAGTGGCGAAATGAAGTCTCCGCTTCCCTGCACGCCCAAGGGCTGCGTGGAACTGATGCGCCGGCACGGCATCGAGCTCAAGGGCAAGCGCGTCCTGGTAGTAGGCCGCGGGGTCACCATCGGCCGCCCCATTGGCCTCCTGCTCACTCGCAAGGAAGTCAACGCCACCGTCATCCTGGCCCACACAGGAACCGTTGACCTGCCTGCGGAACTCAAGCAGGCCGACGTCGTAATTGCCGCTGCGGGCGTACCGCACATGATCAAGGCTGAAGACCTCAAGCCGGGCGCTATCGTGCTCGACGTCGGCGTCAGCCGCGTGGAGGACGGTAACGGCAAGGCTGTGGTCACCGGAGACGTGGACCCCGCAGCTGCCGACGTCGCCGCCTGGCTGTCCCCGAACCCGGGCGGCGTGGGTCCGATGACCCGTGCCATGCTGCTCGCCAACGTTGTGGAGAGCGCCGAGCGCGCAGCAGGAATCGCCTGA
- a CDS encoding histidine kinase: protein MQPRFPQPRFPGSQRAPGPRRFAGPPTSFIVITVAVIQVVGTLAAASHQDAPRLLDALAFLLLLAGPAALAFRKRRPAIMLPVALVATGTYLWLGYAWGPIALSLALSIILTASAGLRWQAWMGAGIAAASVVLAAALAGDNNWPLRASAGVAWAAILVLLGEGFRRRRERFAEYRRRREAAQQAERDEYRLTLARDIHDVVAHSLSMINVQASVALHVGADDPEKLRPALEAIKAASKESLMEVRQLLGVLRDDVPLSPAARPTLARIPELVKNAELGGLQVRLEDRTDPALVGPAQIGPAQIGPAQQEAAYRIIQEALTNVGRHSGAQTAVVSLTSGEGVLTVRVNDDGAGMGGALPGNGLMGMRERAAALGGTLTLRELHPGLSVEAVLPITQNPEGNLP from the coding sequence ATGCAGCCCCGTTTCCCGCAGCCCCGTTTCCCTGGGTCCCAGCGAGCACCGGGTCCACGCCGTTTTGCGGGTCCACCTACGAGCTTCATCGTCATCACGGTGGCCGTGATCCAGGTGGTGGGGACGTTGGCTGCTGCGAGCCATCAGGATGCTCCGCGGCTTTTGGACGCGCTCGCCTTCCTGCTGCTGCTGGCGGGTCCGGCCGCTTTAGCGTTCCGGAAACGCAGGCCGGCCATCATGCTTCCCGTGGCGCTGGTGGCAACGGGCACCTACCTGTGGCTCGGCTATGCGTGGGGGCCGATCGCCTTGTCCTTGGCGCTGTCCATCATCCTGACGGCGTCGGCCGGGCTCCGGTGGCAGGCATGGATGGGTGCCGGAATCGCCGCGGCTTCGGTTGTGCTGGCTGCAGCCTTGGCAGGGGACAACAACTGGCCGCTTCGCGCCTCCGCCGGCGTGGCGTGGGCGGCCATCCTCGTGTTGCTGGGGGAGGGATTCCGACGCCGGCGTGAACGGTTCGCGGAATACCGGCGGCGGCGTGAGGCTGCCCAGCAAGCTGAGCGCGACGAGTACCGGCTGACCCTTGCCCGCGATATCCACGATGTCGTGGCGCATTCGCTGTCCATGATCAACGTCCAAGCGTCGGTGGCGCTCCACGTGGGCGCCGACGATCCCGAGAAGCTCCGGCCCGCACTGGAAGCCATCAAGGCGGCCAGCAAGGAATCCCTGATGGAGGTCCGCCAACTCCTGGGCGTGCTGCGCGATGACGTCCCGCTGAGCCCGGCAGCGCGGCCAACGCTGGCAAGGATCCCCGAACTGGTGAAGAACGCGGAGCTGGGAGGCCTGCAGGTGCGCCTTGAGGACAGGACGGACCCTGCGCTGGTTGGTCCAGCCCAGATCGGTCCAGCCCAGATCGGTCCAGCCCAGCAGGAGGCCGCCTATCGGATTATCCAGGAGGCCTTGACCAACGTGGGTAGGCACTCGGGCGCCCAAACCGCCGTCGTGAGCCTCACCAGCGGTGAGGGGGTGCTGACCGTACGGGTCAACGACGACGGCGCGGGCATGGGTGGGGCGCTTCCGGGCAACGGACTCATGGGGATGCGGGAGAGGGCGGCTGCCTTGGGCGGGACGCTTACGTTGCGCGAACTGCATCCTGGACTGAGCGTCGAAGCTGTGCTGCCCATAACCCAAAATCCTGAAGGAAACCTCCCGTGA
- a CDS encoding response regulator transcription factor, protein MIRILLADDQTLIRAGFRALLDAEPDMEVVAEAGTGRDAVRMAAHEKPDVILMDIRMPDDDGLTATRRILADPALIGTRIIILTTFELDEYIAEAVRAGAAGFLVKDTEPEELIRAVRVVHDGDALLSPSVTRRIMAQLAAQSRAAGKVVPLAQVTDREREVLKLVGEGLNNAEIAERLFITPLTAKTHVSRIMTKLMVRDRSQLVVLAYESGLVRPGWSS, encoded by the coding sequence GTGATCCGCATCCTCCTCGCCGACGACCAAACCCTCATCCGGGCAGGCTTCCGTGCGCTCCTGGATGCCGAGCCGGATATGGAAGTGGTGGCCGAAGCCGGGACCGGCCGCGATGCCGTGCGAATGGCTGCACACGAGAAACCGGACGTCATCCTCATGGACATCCGCATGCCTGACGACGACGGCCTTACCGCCACCCGTAGGATCCTCGCGGATCCGGCGCTGATCGGGACGCGCATCATCATCCTGACCACGTTCGAGCTCGATGAATACATCGCCGAGGCCGTCCGTGCTGGTGCGGCGGGATTCCTGGTCAAAGACACCGAGCCCGAGGAACTCATCCGCGCTGTCCGGGTGGTCCACGATGGCGATGCCCTCCTCTCGCCGTCGGTGACCCGCCGCATCATGGCCCAGTTGGCGGCGCAGAGCCGGGCCGCGGGAAAAGTGGTTCCACTGGCTCAGGTCACGGATCGTGAACGCGAGGTCCTGAAGCTGGTGGGCGAGGGCCTGAACAACGCCGAGATCGCGGAGCGCCTTTTCATCACGCCCTTGACCGCCAAGACCCATGTTTCGCGCATCATGACCAAGCTCATGGTGAGGGACCGCTCGCAGCTGGTGGTTCTCGCCTACGAATCGGGCTTGGTCCGGCCCGGTTGGAGCAGCTAA
- a CDS encoding SHOCT domain-containing protein: MFTALTSIVGETTTLGGALAQLPATVVAHGPWGDGTYWPFFLLFPLFWILVIFLFIFVGRRAWRRNHHWAATQGAEGVLRERYARGEIDETEFRQRLEVLRSQPPS, translated from the coding sequence ATGTTCACCGCATTGACTTCAATCGTCGGGGAGACCACCACGCTCGGGGGAGCGCTGGCACAACTGCCGGCCACCGTCGTCGCGCATGGTCCATGGGGAGACGGCACGTACTGGCCGTTCTTCCTGCTGTTCCCGCTGTTCTGGATCCTCGTGATCTTCCTGTTCATTTTCGTGGGCCGGCGGGCCTGGCGGCGCAACCATCACTGGGCGGCAACCCAAGGCGCTGAGGGTGTGCTGCGCGAGCGGTATGCGCGGGGCGAGATTGACGAGACCGAGTTCCGGCAGCGCCTGGAGGTCCTGCGTTCGCAGCCACCGTCCTGA
- a CDS encoding ATP-binding cassette domain-containing protein produces the protein MNPPTVISARNLTKTYGELTAVDNISFDVAAGESFGLLGPNGAGKSTTMKMIGGVSQRTSGTLNIMGLDPESHGPEVRAHLGVVPQQDNLDQELKVRENLIVYGRYFGLPLSYLRPKADELLEFAQLTDKANAKVDALSGGMKRRLTIARSLINEPRILLLDEPTTGLDPQARHILWDRLFRLKENGVTLILTTHYMDEAEQLCDRLIVVDKGKIMAEGSPASLIREHSSREVLELRFGSDRNSRIGVELQGIGERLETLPDRVLIYTHDGEAALEQVSARGLHPMTSLVRRSSLEDVFLRLTGRSLID, from the coding sequence ATGAACCCACCCACCGTCATCAGCGCGCGGAACCTCACCAAGACCTATGGCGAGCTCACAGCCGTGGACAACATCTCCTTCGACGTTGCGGCGGGAGAGTCCTTTGGGCTGCTCGGGCCCAACGGTGCCGGCAAGTCCACCACCATGAAAATGATCGGTGGCGTCTCCCAGCGCACGTCGGGAACGCTGAACATCATGGGCCTGGATCCGGAATCCCACGGCCCCGAGGTCCGGGCGCATCTGGGCGTGGTGCCACAGCAGGACAACCTCGACCAGGAACTCAAAGTCCGCGAAAACCTCATCGTCTACGGCCGCTACTTCGGCCTGCCCCTGAGCTATCTGCGCCCCAAAGCCGACGAACTGCTGGAGTTCGCGCAGCTGACGGACAAGGCCAACGCCAAGGTGGATGCCCTCTCCGGCGGCATGAAGCGGCGCTTGACGATCGCCCGTTCGCTCATCAACGAACCCCGCATCCTGCTGCTGGACGAGCCCACCACGGGCCTTGACCCGCAAGCCCGGCACATTCTCTGGGACCGCCTGTTCAGGCTCAAGGAAAACGGCGTAACACTGATCCTGACCACCCACTACATGGATGAGGCAGAGCAGCTCTGCGACCGCCTGATCGTGGTGGACAAGGGCAAGATCATGGCCGAGGGATCGCCGGCCAGCCTGATCCGCGAGCATTCCTCCCGGGAAGTACTTGAACTCAGGTTCGGGTCCGATCGGAACTCGCGCATCGGCGTCGAGCTCCAGGGCATTGGCGAGCGACTCGAGACCCTGCCTGACCGCGTACTCATTTATACGCATGACGGCGAGGCGGCGCTGGAGCAGGTCTCGGCACGGGGGCTGCACCCGATGACTTCCTTGGTGCGCCGTTCTTCGCTGGAGGACGTGTTCCTCCGGCTCACTGGTAGGAGCCTCATTGACTAG
- a CDS encoding ABC transporter permease, whose amino-acid sequence MTTADQPLRAHSPAVSAVRARRWGSFFYAEQVLRVMRNYGWSVFLYSVGQPVAYLFAMGVGLASLVDANSDSVFGGVSYLEFVAPALLVSAAVMTASGEFSYPVTDGFKWRRVFYGPHASPLVPQQIASGHIMASTLRFLLQSLIYFAVVAMFGASPSPWGWVAALVATTAALSFGLPLMAYAASITEDKGQFALVQRFVVMPLFLFSGTFFPLDTLPWAVRWIGWISPVWHGTELGRVFTYGMDENPVLTIAHVVFLLGTATGGWLLVRRQFVKRMGS is encoded by the coding sequence ATCACGACGGCGGACCAGCCGTTGCGGGCACACTCGCCTGCCGTCTCGGCGGTCAGGGCGCGGCGTTGGGGTTCCTTTTTCTACGCCGAACAGGTGCTTCGCGTCATGCGCAATTACGGCTGGTCCGTGTTCCTGTACAGCGTGGGCCAGCCGGTGGCGTACCTCTTCGCAATGGGAGTCGGGCTGGCGAGCCTGGTAGACGCGAACAGCGACTCCGTTTTCGGCGGCGTCAGCTACTTGGAGTTCGTCGCACCGGCGCTACTGGTTTCCGCGGCGGTGATGACGGCGTCAGGGGAGTTCTCCTACCCGGTTACGGACGGCTTCAAATGGCGGCGGGTTTTCTACGGTCCGCACGCTTCACCGTTGGTTCCGCAGCAGATCGCGAGCGGCCACATCATGGCCAGCACGCTCAGGTTCCTGCTTCAGTCGTTGATCTACTTCGCGGTGGTGGCCATGTTTGGGGCATCCCCAAGTCCCTGGGGATGGGTAGCCGCACTGGTTGCTACCACGGCAGCCCTGTCCTTCGGCTTGCCATTGATGGCCTACGCCGCAAGCATCACCGAGGACAAGGGGCAGTTCGCTTTGGTGCAGCGGTTCGTGGTCATGCCCCTGTTCCTGTTCTCCGGGACGTTCTTCCCGCTGGACACGTTGCCGTGGGCTGTCCGCTGGATCGGCTGGATTTCGCCCGTGTGGCACGGAACAGAGCTGGGACGCGTCTTCACTTATGGCATGGACGAGAACCCTGTGTTGACCATTGCCCATGTGGTTTTCCTGCTGGGAACCGCCACGGGCGGCTGGCTCCTGGTCAGGCGCCAGTTCGTAAAGAGGATGGGTTCATGA
- a CDS encoding ABC transporter permease, whose protein sequence is MSILTGGHSATDVARERKFGPLYSRNAKAVVARGLMAAKSSTWLVLLSGFFEPVLFLLAMGVGMGSIVGEVQGPGGEDISYAAYIAPALLAVSAMNGAIYDSTWNVFFKMNFAKLYQGMLYTSLGPLDVAMGEIFLALLRGLLYATGFTAVMGVMGLITTWWAILVIPASVLIAFGFASFGMGITSFMKTFQQMDWINFFLLPMFLFSATFYPLSVYPQYIQWFIQAMPLWHGVELLRQISVGSFSPATAIHVGYYLVMIALGIMLTTGRLRQLFLK, encoded by the coding sequence ATGAGTATCCTGACCGGCGGCCACAGCGCCACGGATGTGGCACGCGAGCGGAAATTCGGTCCCCTTTACTCCCGTAATGCCAAAGCGGTGGTGGCGCGTGGGCTCATGGCGGCCAAGTCCAGTACGTGGCTGGTGCTGTTGTCCGGGTTCTTCGAGCCAGTGCTCTTCTTGTTGGCCATGGGCGTGGGCATGGGCTCAATCGTGGGCGAAGTGCAAGGACCTGGTGGTGAGGACATCAGCTACGCGGCCTACATAGCGCCGGCACTCCTGGCGGTCTCAGCCATGAACGGCGCCATCTACGATTCCACGTGGAACGTCTTCTTCAAGATGAACTTCGCCAAGCTGTACCAGGGGATGCTCTACACATCCCTCGGCCCGCTGGACGTGGCAATGGGCGAGATCTTCCTGGCACTGTTGCGGGGCCTTCTCTATGCCACGGGGTTCACCGCGGTGATGGGGGTCATGGGCCTGATCACTACCTGGTGGGCCATCCTGGTCATCCCGGCATCCGTGCTGATTGCTTTTGGTTTCGCGAGTTTCGGCATGGGCATTACGAGCTTCATGAAGACGTTCCAGCAGATGGACTGGATCAATTTCTTCCTGCTGCCCATGTTCCTGTTCAGCGCCACGTTCTACCCGCTCAGCGTCTACCCGCAGTACATCCAGTGGTTTATCCAGGCCATGCCCCTGTGGCACGGAGTTGAGTTGCTACGACAGATCAGCGTGGGCTCGTTCAGTCCTGCGACTGCCATTCACGTTGGCTACTACCTCGTGATGATTGCGCTGGGGATCATGCTGACCACTGGACGGCTGCGCCAACTGTTCCTCAAGTGA